The following proteins come from a genomic window of Oncorhynchus mykiss isolate Arlee chromosome 19, USDA_OmykA_1.1, whole genome shotgun sequence:
- the LOC110534770 gene encoding fibroblast growth factor receptor 2: protein MKKKKTKVVISQDNHRSRKNIYSLMLNPGAVEHSMGWKLFYCVFTLMVGLLECPSIGNGIIIKTVNLKDSVTLPCNATCDIGIVWRIVDGQVVAKIDQGKLIEGKRFEKRVEINKDLSLTISSAVYNDKGSYECICDNQIVADVKLDVLVPTEISAHVGDNVTLHCYGSTNKQATDGEIYVQWEKDGQTVLKIDPTNTTFGPGFIDRTSVTRDGYREGDLSLTFTGVRSSDQGTYLCFFNRDSDSGYPHGVTLTVKEKQLEPAMTDRERSRVPVIGIIILLLFIICVLGLMVIHKRNRRQPTVDFTVTGKEDNTASPAHLSIEDLPVSVQDSQPLPEVRRIQSCSDDHLDETTCPEGMDEHTEEEEELHLSVAESGTLLDQEKSSTGS, encoded by the exons atgaagaagaagaaaacgaAAGTAGTTATTTCTCAGGACAACCACCGCTCTAGGAAAAACATCTATAGTTTG ATGTTGAATCCTGGGGCAGTAGAGCACAGCATGGGTTGGAAACTCTTCTACTGTGTTTTTACATTGATGGTCGGCCTTCTTG AATGCCCCTCGATTGGTAATGGTATCATTATTAAAACTGTGAATTTGAAGGACTCTGTCACTCTCCCTTGCAATGCAACCTGTGACATTGGCATCGTTTGGAGGATTGTGGATGGCCAGGTTGTTGCCAAGATTGATCAAGGAAAATTAATTGAAGGAAAGCGCTTTGAGAAGAGGGTGGAAATCAACAAAGACCTCTCTCTCACAATCAGCTCTGCGGTGTACAATGACAAGGGCTCATATGAGTGTATCTGTGATAATCAGATTGTTGCAGATGTGAAGCTAGATGTTCTGG TCCCGACAGAAATATCAGCTCACGTCGGAGATAATGTCACACTTCACTGCTATGGCTCAACCAATAAGCAGGCAACCGATGGTGAGATTTATGTCCAGTGGGAGAAAGATGGACAGACTGTGCTGAAGATTGACCCGACCAATACTACCTTTGGCCCTGGATTCATTGACAGGACATCAGTGACCAGGGATGGTTACAGAGAGGGTGACCTGTCCCTCACCTTCACCGGTGTACGCTCGTCTGACCAGGGGACCTACCTGTGCTTCTTCAACCGGGATAGTGACTCAGGATATCCACATGGAGTCACTCTCACTGTTAAAG aAAAGCAATTGGAGCCTGCAATGACTGATAGAGAAAGGAGTAGGGTACCAGTGATAGGAATAATTATTCTACTTCTGTTTATCATTTGTGTGCTCGGGTTAATGGTGATTCACAAGAGAAACAGGAGACAGCCAACAGTGGACTTCACAGTCACTGGAAAAGAGGACAACACAGCATCACCAGCACATCTCTCCATCGAGGATCTTCCTGTTTCAGTTCAGGACAGCCAACCGTTGCCAGAGGTCCGAAGAATCCAGAGTTGTTCTGATGATCATCTTGATGAGACCACGTGTCCTGAGGGGATGGATGAAcacacagaggaagaggaggagctccATCTCTCAGTAGCTGAAAGTGGGACACTGCTAGACCAGGAGAAGAGTAGCACAGGGAGTTGA